The genomic segment ATTTTTTGCCTTATTTCAACTGCTCAATTATTTACCAGCCCTGAAACGATGGTTGAATCCCATTGGTGGTACATCCTATGGAATTTACCTAATTCACATGAACTTAGAAACCTTTTTATGGGTCGCAATGGGTTTTATCTCCTTTTATTGGTTACGGTTATTCGTGGTCATTGCGATCGCTTGTTTATTAGGAGGATTGTTTGATCTAGCTGGAAATTGGATGATTAAACAGGGGTTAAAAAATACCCCTTTATCTTCTTAAACAGAATTGCAAAACTAACCATCATTTCACTTCCGTTACCCGCCAACTCAATTTTAAATTCAGCCAGAAATTCCAAAATGTGACAATTGCGATCGCAATAAATTTAGAGACGTAGGCATTCATCCCAAATACATTAAACAGCAGATTAACAATTAAGACATTTAAAATTAACCCCGATAAACAAATTAAGTTAAACTTTACAAAGCGTTTAACCCGTTTTCCCATGCCTTTCTGATGGCTAGAAATATCTCCAAATGTCCAAATATCATTCCAAAGGAAATTATTCAAAATTGCCACTTCTGCGGATAAAATCGCACTGCGGGTTAATGCTAAACCGAGAACAGTATAAAGGAGATAAAACACTCCCATATCGACAAAAACACCACTAAACCCTACAATTCCAAATCGCAAAAACCGCATCACGGGCCATCGGGCAAACCGTAATTTCACTAAATGTTGTAAATATTCAATATATTGTTTCCAAGTGACTTTGCTTTCCCCTTCTAAGCGTTCTTGGAAAACATAACCGACTTCTCCCACCCAACGAATTTGACCCCGACCTAACACTTCAATCAGGATTTTATAGCCAATAGGATCAAGGGTTTTTCCAGCGATTGCTTCCCGTCTGACCATAAAATACCCACTCATTGGATCAGACACTCGACCAATGACACCGGGTAATATAATTAATCCTAAAACCTGTGCACCTCTCGATAAAAACCGCCGAATTACGCTCCAATCACTGACGCCTCCCCCTTCAACATGGCGGCTGGCAACGGCTAAATCTGCACCCTTTTCTATTTCTCCTAAAAGTTGTAATAAACTTTCGGGAGGATGTTGTAAATCTGCATCAATAACTCCTAAAATTTCCCCTCTTGCCACTTGCCAACCTCGGATAACGGCTGTTGATAATCCCCGTTCTTCTTGACGTCGCATTACCCGCAGTTGAGGAAATTCTGGCATTAACTCTGCTGCAACTTTCCATGTTAAATCCGGGCTATCATCATCCACAATAATTAACTCATATTGATTCGGAATTGTTGCTTCTAATAACTGAGTTAATTGTTGAACAATAGCCCGAACATTTTCGCTTTCCTTATAAGTAGGAATGACCAAGGATAATCGAATCGCAAACTCACCTAATTCCGTTGGAATAGTGGCTTGTGTCGGAATTTGTAACGGCCCTGTTGGAACAGGAAGAAGGGTATTCATTTCAGGCAAATTCATCGGGTCTTACCTCATTAATGTCTGATTGAATTGAATCGATAATTAATTGGCTTTAAGAAGAAAACTAAATGATCATTAAGCTCATCCCATAATTCTCCTGACAAACTGTTCCCCGCACCCTATTTTTCCCTTAACTAAAAATCACATATCATTAAATTTGAGCCGACCTGTTTGCACATAATCAAAAACTCGATTAATCTGGTTGCGTTCAGGCTCAGTAATATCTTTATCGGATAAAATAGCAGAGGTTAACCTCAAATAGTCAGAATGACTAAGTTGACCAGAATTGATAATTCGATCCGTCATTTGAGTAATTGAGATTTTAGAGCGAGTTTGAATTGTCCAGAGCATCTCAATTGTTACCTCTCTTAATTTAAGCCTTAACTCATTTTGCGAGGAGATTTGCTAAACTACTGACGCACACCCCACAGAAAATTAACTCTTCTAAACCCTGATCAAATCATCCCAGGAGATTGCTTTTTATGCAAATTGAACGAATTCCAGCCCTCTCTGATAATTATATATTTTTACTGCATGATCCCCATCGGAATATTGCCGCCGTTGTTGACCCAGCAGAAGCCTATCCTGTTTTACAACATTTGGAGACATTAGGAGCCGAATTAGTTGCAATTTTTAACACCCACCATCACAGTGATCACGTTGGCGGAAATACCCAACTGATCCAACACTATCCCAATCTTACAGTTTATGGGGGTGTAGAAGATCGAGGTAGAATTCCAGGCCAAAAGGTCTTTTTAAAACAAGGGGATCAGGTTCAATTTGGCGATCAAGTTGGGCATATCTTGTTTGTTCCGGGTCATACAAAAGCCCACATTGCCTATTATTTTCCGCCACAAAATGCCAATGAATTTGGGGAGTTATTTTGTGGGGATACTTTATTTGCTGGGGGATGTGGTCGTTTATTTGAAGGAACTCCTCAACAAATGGTGACTTCCCTAACTCAATTCCGTAATTTACCCGATATGACCAGAGTATGGTGTGCCCACGAATACACCCTCAATAATTTAAAATTTGCTTTAACGGTAGATGCTGACAACTTAGAATTACACAATCGTTTCCAAGATGTCAAGTTAGCTCGCAGTCAAAATCAACCGACCATTCCCTCAAATATGGGTTTAGAAAAACGCACTAACCCGTTTTTACGTTGGGATATTCCGAGTTTGCAAACCGCAGTCAAGAGTCATGATCCGATCCAAACCTTTGCTCGTTTGCGAGGAATGAAAGATCAATTTTAAAGAATATATTTTGTAGGGTGGGATAGGTCGAGTTAAGTGATCGGTTAATGCAAAAACGGATCATGGACTTGCGATCGCACCCTAATTTCGTTAATATAGAGTGTTTGGGTTAAAAAAAATATAGGAACTGATCATGGCGAAGCGTGTTCAAGTGGTTCTGACCAAAGATGTCAGTAAACTCGGAAAAAATGGGGATCTCGTAGAAGTGGCCCCTGGTTATGCTCGTAACTATTTACTACCTCAGAGTATTGCAGTTCGGGCGACCCCCGGCATTCTGAGACAGGTAGAACGTCGTCGGGAAGAAGAACGTCAACGGCAACTGGAACTTAAACAACAAGCGGAAGCTCAGAAAAAAGCCCTGGAAGCGGTGGGTGTATTCAAAATTGCCAAACAAGTTGGGGAAGAAAATGCAATTTTTGGAACCGTTACTGACCGTGAATTAGCAGAATTAATTCAACAAACTATCGGTCAAGAAGTTGATCGTCGGGAAATTACACTCCCGACTATCAGCAAATTAGGAACCTACAAAGCTCATATTAAGTTACATTCTGAAGTAACGGCTGATGTAGACGTTGAAGTTGTTTCTCTGTAAATTTTTATTGGAATCAATTTAACCGATTTTAACAGGTTTCCCCCATAAGCCCTAACTTCAATTCAGGGCTTATTTTCATTGTATAGTTAAAATTCAAACACGGATTGGGCTGTGAGCAATACAAAAATCTACTACGACCTGGCCAATTTTTTCCCATTCTGGCTTAATATCATTGTTAAATTCTTTAGCAATTTTATGAGGTTCTATTTTTTCCAAATATTTAATAGTATTATCAAGCGTATTTTTTCCAAATCCTAATGAAATTTGACATTGACAATTGCTTTTAGTCTTATTACATTTCCAATCAGCTAGACAATCATCATCTATACATTTTAAAATTCTATTGATTTCCAAAACATGACTTTCCCAAAATAATTTATCCTTGGGGTTCGTAGAATCAAATATTTTATACATTAACGTTCCTTCTTTTATATCTAAAAAATGTTTGATCTGATTTCCCCTAATTTGTTGAAGTTTCTCAATTCTTTTAAGTGCCTCTTCTCGTTGTTTATCACCTGAGCAAATTCCAAGTAAAATTGAATTAGGGATTAAATTCTCAATTTCGTGTACATCTAGGATCAAAACTTTTGTCCTGAAAAACTGTGAGCTTTGATTTTTATTTTGATCAATTTGTGCTGCGGTACTCCCTAGCTTTCCTTCAGGAGCAATTCGATCACTATCTAAAATACACAGACAGAAATACTTTGTTGTTTTTTGAATATTATCATATTCAGTATCAATTGTATTACCCCCACCACCTCTAGGTTCGTACTCTAACTTAATATTAGCGTTTTTCCATATTAGATAAACTCTAGCTATAGTTTGATAAAAAGAAGTATCACTGCTATTTTCACAAAGAAGTATTGTTTTCTGTATTGACTGGGTATTTTCAAAAAATTTTAAAGGAACTTGAATAACTTCTTGATCGGATAAAGAACTTAATGCTGGTTCTAAAAGATCAGTAATTTCAATGTATCTTGTTACAACAGAAAGATAGGATCTCAACTCAGAAAATTTATTGTAGAGCATAGTATAAATAGCTCGTGTCGTTTTAGATAAGTCTTGACATTGGGTAATTATTTTTAAAGTTTCCCTATCTGAAATTACTAAATGTTTACCTTCTCGAACCGCATTTGCTAAATTTTCTAAAGCTGGAATAGTTTCTGGTTCATCCCAAATATTATTGTTATCAAAAACAGATTTATGAATATTAATCAGCATCTATACAAGCTCCATTTCAAAGAAGCCTAATGGCCAATTCTCTAAATATCCTTCACTATCAAATTGAGAAGTCCTAACTTGTATTTCTCCAGATTCTTCGGAAGGTTCAAACAAAACAATATTAATATCATCAGGAGAGATTTTTTTCTCAGCTACTAAATGTCCCAGTCGATTGACTAATACTTCACTGTGGGTTTCAATCACTAAACGTAAATCAATATCATTGTTTTTCGCTGTGTTAATTGCTGTAACGAAGGCATCTGTTAAAGTTCCTTGTAGACGAGGATGAAGATGTAACTCAGGTTGTTCAATGGCATAAGTTACTATTTCTGTTACTTCATTAAGAGACTTAGGTATTAATTGAGTTTTAGATTTTGGAAATACGCTTAATAACCATAATTGAGTAATAATCGGAAGAACTTGTGAAAAACCAAACCCAGTATCAGCAATATTGAGATATTCATTAAAATCCTTATATTTGATCATCAAAGAAATGTTTCCAAGGCTAGTTTGAATTGAAGGTTCAAAACCAAAGTTTTCTAAAGTCCATTCTGAAAAAGTTTGTCTCTGTTTATCAGTTAGATTTCGTAAAAAAATTGCTAGATTTTTTCCTTGATGATCAACTTGATCATCTGCTAAATCTTGGTGTGGATAAGATCGTTCTGCTGTTGCCCGCACTGGCCCAATATAACTCATTTGCTCTGATAAGTTAGTTAAAGTTTCGTCACAATTTTTAAGAATTATAGGAAGGGCATTAGCAATGATTAGATCTCTTAATTGTTTAAAATCTTCAGTCTCAATTGTCCATTGTCTAGTTTCTTGTTTCCAATTTTTAGCAAACAAGTTATGGTTCTGAATATAATTTAATAAATTTTCTGAACTGTCTAAAGCAAAATATTGAAAAAATTGATATATAATAGTAGGTTCATTGGTTGGAAGAAGATATTTATTTATATGTTTAGCTAAAGCATTAAATAAACCTGTAAATGATACAGAATTTAAAAAAATTAAAAACAAATTGTTTGATTTATTGTATAGATTTTCATCAGTTTCTTCACTAATTATTGGCAATAATGAATGACTATAAATTTTTTGATCACTATATTTATAGCCAAAATCCAAAATATTCAGGGAATTCACATAAAACTTAGTAACATATTGATTTTCGTCAAACTCTAATTCAATTTGTGAATCTTCAAACTTTAAATCTATTTTGCTAGTTCTAGTTGTCTGTTTTTCTTTATATTCTGTTACCTGAATTGTTAAGTATATATTAATTAAATTATTACTGAGATTAATTAATCTAAACTTGAAAGAGAAAGCAATATTATTATCAGAATTCTTCTTGTGAGCATCATGAAAACTTCCAAAATCTACGAAATCACCTGACCACAATATAGGGCCAGTTGTTCTCGACTCTATACTTTGCTTTAAAAGAGGAAAAATACGCAAAAAGCTACTTTTCCCCGAACTGTTTTGTCCAAGAAGAACTGTTAAAGGCTTGATTTTGATATCACCAGTATCAGATAAACAGCGTAATCTTTCAACTCTAATAGAATCCATAAATCCTACCTAATCTAATTACTCTTTCAAAACCATTACCAGATGGACTATCTAACCATTGTTTAAAATCACTAACTATTCTATAATAGAGTTTAACACAAAATGGTCTAATCGGCTTATTAACTAACTCATCCGATGAATGAACCTCAATTTTCCAATATTAGCGATCGCATTCCCCCGCAAAATATAGAAGCAGAAGAAGCTATTTTAGGGGGAATTCTCCTCGATCCAGAAGCCATTAGTCGGGTAGCAGAATTATTACAACCTGAATCCTTTGCCCTCAAATCCCATCAAATTATTTATCGGGCAACATTAACCCTTCATTTCCAAGGAAAACCCACCGATTTAATGACCGTTACCACTTGGTTAGCGGATCAAAAGTTACTTGAACAAGTGGGAGGACAATTAAAATTAACTCAACTGGTTGATCGGACAGTTTCGGCTGTTAATATTGATCAATATGGTTTATTAGTCTTAGATAAAAAAATCCGTCGCAGTCTGATTACTGGCGGACATAATATTATTGAATTAGCTTATGATACTAGCCAAGATTTAGAAACGGTTCTCGATAAAGCCGAACA from the Planktothrix tepida PCC 9214 genome contains:
- a CDS encoding glycosyltransferase; translation: MNLPEMNTLLPVPTGPLQIPTQATIPTELGEFAIRLSLVIPTYKESENVRAIVQQLTQLLEATIPNQYELIIVDDDSPDLTWKVAAELMPEFPQLRVMRRQEERGLSTAVIRGWQVARGEILGVIDADLQHPPESLLQLLGEIEKGADLAVASRHVEGGGVSDWSVIRRFLSRGAQVLGLIILPGVIGRVSDPMSGYFMVRREAIAGKTLDPIGYKILIEVLGRGQIRWVGEVGYVFQERLEGESKVTWKQYIEYLQHLVKLRFARWPVMRFLRFGIVGFSGVFVDMGVFYLLYTVLGLALTRSAILSAEVAILNNFLWNDIWTFGDISSHQKGMGKRVKRFVKFNLICLSGLILNVLIVNLLFNVFGMNAYVSKFIAIAIVTFWNFWLNLKLSWRVTEVK
- the gloB gene encoding hydroxyacylglutathione hydrolase, translated to MQIERIPALSDNYIFLLHDPHRNIAAVVDPAEAYPVLQHLETLGAELVAIFNTHHHSDHVGGNTQLIQHYPNLTVYGGVEDRGRIPGQKVFLKQGDQVQFGDQVGHILFVPGHTKAHIAYYFPPQNANEFGELFCGDTLFAGGCGRLFEGTPQQMVTSLTQFRNLPDMTRVWCAHEYTLNNLKFALTVDADNLELHNRFQDVKLARSQNQPTIPSNMGLEKRTNPFLRWDIPSLQTAVKSHDPIQTFARLRGMKDQF
- the rplI gene encoding 50S ribosomal protein L9, yielding MAKRVQVVLTKDVSKLGKNGDLVEVAPGYARNYLLPQSIAVRATPGILRQVERRREEERQRQLELKQQAEAQKKALEAVGVFKIAKQVGEENAIFGTVTDRELAELIQQTIGQEVDRREITLPTISKLGTYKAHIKLHSEVTADVDVEVVSL
- a CDS encoding AAA family ATPase, coding for MDSIRVERLRCLSDTGDIKIKPLTVLLGQNSSGKSSFLRIFPLLKQSIESRTTGPILWSGDFVDFGSFHDAHKKNSDNNIAFSFKFRLINLSNNLINIYLTIQVTEYKEKQTTRTSKIDLKFEDSQIELEFDENQYVTKFYVNSLNILDFGYKYSDQKIYSHSLLPIISEETDENLYNKSNNLFLIFLNSVSFTGLFNALAKHINKYLLPTNEPTIIYQFFQYFALDSSENLLNYIQNHNLFAKNWKQETRQWTIETEDFKQLRDLIIANALPIILKNCDETLTNLSEQMSYIGPVRATAERSYPHQDLADDQVDHQGKNLAIFLRNLTDKQRQTFSEWTLENFGFEPSIQTSLGNISLMIKYKDFNEYLNIADTGFGFSQVLPIITQLWLLSVFPKSKTQLIPKSLNEVTEIVTYAIEQPELHLHPRLQGTLTDAFVTAINTAKNNDIDLRLVIETHSEVLVNRLGHLVAEKKISPDDINIVLFEPSEESGEIQVRTSQFDSEGYLENWPLGFFEMELV